Within Sorangiineae bacterium MSr11367, the genomic segment GGGTGCCGAGCGCGGAGTCGAACGATCCCGCGGACGGCGGTGGCCCCGCGTGGATGAAGGCCTTCGTCGAATTTTGGAATGGCCCCGGGAGCTGGGATGCCCTCCCCTCCGTCACGCAGAACGCGTTCTTGCGGGTCGGCAAAAAGGTCTACGGCGAGGTCTCCACGCTGATGCGCGATCGCACGCCGGCCTCGGACTACTCCGCGGTGACGGCGCCGGCCCTGCTGCTCCATGGGACGCTTTCGCCCTTCGCCGCGCGGCGCGTGGTGGAGCGGCTCGGGGCTGCGATTCCCAACGCCACGGTGCGCCCGGTCGAGGGTGCAGGTCACATGGGCCCCATCACGCACGGCGGCATGGTGAACGATGGGGTGTCGAGGCATCTTCGGAGTGCCGCGCAACCATAGAAAGGAAACCAGGAGATGAAGGTTCTTCGCTTCGACCGGTTTGGCGCGCCGGCGGAGGTTCTGCGCCTCGAGGACGAGGACACACCGCGTCCCGGTGCCGATGACGTGCGCGTGCGGCTGACGTCGCGGGCGATTCACCCGTCCGATCTGGCGACGATTCACGGCCGATACGGGCTCGAACCGCCGACGCTTCCACGCGTGCCGGGCAGCGATGCGGCGGGCACGATCGTCGAAGCGGGCGCGAACGTGCGCGATGTGAAACCTGGAGATCGCGTCATTCTGCTGCTGGGCGCCACGCGCGGTGCAGGCACATGGCGCGAGGAAGTCTGCATTCCGGGCGCCGCGGTCGTGAAGACCCCCGAGACGCTGCCCGATGCCCAGGCGGGTTCGGTATGGGTCAATTACTTGAGTGCATGGGCACTCGCCGACCATGTTCTGGCGGTACCGCGCGGCGCGTGGGTGTTGCAGACGGCAGCGGGATCGCAACTCGGTCGCGCGATGATGGAACTTTCGCGGCTGCGGGGCTTCCGCCTGCTGAACGTGGTGCGCCGGCGGGAGCAGGTGAAGGAGCTCGAGGCGCTCGATGCGGGCCCGGTGGTGTGCACGGCCGACGACGACTTCGTCGCGCGCGTA encodes:
- a CDS encoding alpha/beta hydrolase — its product is MSPSLHMATAGSGEPVLLLHSGGMSSRQWRRLTDALSPSFRVLAPDFLGSGENPLWPEGEPFHFLKDVEAVERIIADLAGPVHLVGHSYGGFVALTIARRNPAVVRSLTVYDPVAFGVLYHPEDTEALAGVPSAESNDPADGGGPAWMKAFVEFWNGPGSWDALPSVTQNAFLRVGKKVYGEVSTLMRDRTPASDYSAVTAPALLLHGTLSPFAARRVVERLGAAIPNATVRPVEGAGHMGPITHGGMVNDGVSRHLRSAAQP
- a CDS encoding zinc-dependent alcohol dehydrogenase family protein, whose amino-acid sequence is MKVLRFDRFGAPAEVLRLEDEDTPRPGADDVRVRLTSRAIHPSDLATIHGRYGLEPPTLPRVPGSDAAGTIVEAGANVRDVKPGDRVILLLGATRGAGTWREEVCIPGAAVVKTPETLPDAQAGSVWVNYLSAWALADHVLAVPRGAWVLQTAAGSQLGRAMMELSRLRGFRLLNVVRRREQVKELEALDAGPVVCTADDDFVARVRGIVGTAGLHFAVDAVGGTTAAKVLGCLAPGGQLVVFGALGGAQIPLDIATVLFKQLVVRGFWLRPWIEAAGPALHRQIAADILEQIARERIRPAIDSTFAFADFRNAVRHAMASGRTGAVVLT